TAAACAGTGAGATCGACTCCGGTACCGAGACGATTTTCGTTGATCCCACCAGGGTCCATCAGATCATAATGAATCTCTGTACCAATGCTTTTCATGCCATGGAGGAAGCCGGTGGTACCCTTGACATTTTCCTGCGGGAAACGGTTGTCGATGAAAAAACGGTTGAACAACATGAATTACCTGGGAAATCAAGAGAATACGTACAATTGACCGTCAGGGATACGGGGTCGGGGATTTCCCCTGAAATTAAAGATAGAATATTTGATCCATACTTTACAACCAAGGAACAGGGCAAGGGAACTGGAATGGGGCTTGCCATTGTTCACGGTATTATAAAGAGTTATGGAGGATTTATTTCAATAGAGAGTGAACTCGGAAAAGGCACTGCTGTCCATGTCTTTTTTCCGATAGCCAATAAAGAAGTGCCTGACGATGAACATTTAGCGCAATTACTGTCTGTCGGTAGTGAAAGGATCCTGTTTATTGATGATGAGGAAATTCTGGCAGAAATGGGCAGGGACATCCTTGAACGGCTCGGTTATCAGGTGACGGTAAGGACGGACAGCCTGACGGCTCTTGAAACGTTTCAAAACGAGCCGGAGCAGTTTGATGTTGTTATTACTGACCAGACGATGCCGGGCATGACAGGAACAGAGCTGGCGAGAAAGATGATGCTGATACGTCCGGATATTCCTATAATACTCTGTACCGGTTATTCAACTGTAGTTTCAGAAGCCAAGGCAAAGTCTCTGGGCATCAGAGAGTTTGCCCTGAAACCTCTTTCCAAAAAGGATATTGCCGCATTGATCCGGAAGGTACTTGATTGAGAAAATGACTGGAAATCCCTGCCGTACCAGTTCTTCTGCTGGTGTTGGCAGGGGGAATTATGTGGGTTAGTATCTTTTTAACGTTTTTTTGAGGTTTTCATCAAGTTTTTCCAGGAATTCTTCAGTAGTAAGAAATGTCTGTTCCGCACCGATGAGCAGAGCAAGATCCTTGGTCATATAACCTGATTCCACCGTATCCACACAGACTTTTTCCAGGGTCTCGGCAAAGTTCATAAGTTCCAGGTTTTCGTCAAATTTTCCTCGATACCAGAGACCGCGGGTCCAGGCGAAAATTGATGCTATCGGGTTTGTCGAGGTTTTATTGCCTTTCTGATGTTCACGGTAATGACGTGTTACTGTGCCGTGGGCGGCCTCAGCTTCAACTGTGCCACCGTCTTCAGTCATGAGAACCGATGTCATCAGCCCAAGGGAGCCGAAACCCTGGGCGACCGTATCCGACTGGACATCTCCATCGTAGTTTTTACAGGCCCAGACGAAACCGCCTTCCCATTTCAGAGCTGACGCCACCATATCATCAATGAGCCGGTGTTCGTAGGTGATTCCCGCCTCTGCAAATTTATCTTTGAATTCCTGGTCAAAAACATTCTGAAAGATATCCTTGAACCGACCGTCATACTGTTTGAGAATGGTATTTTTGGTGGAGAGATAGACCGGCCAGCCAAGATTCAGCCCGTAATTCATGCAGGAGCGGGCAAAACCGCGGATAGAGGCGTCAAGATTGTACATACCCATGGCGCAACCTGAATCGGGAAAGTCAAATACCTCATGTTCAATGGTTTCACCGCCATCTGCAGGTTCAAATCTCATGATGAGCTTGCCAGCTCCCGGGACGAGAAAGTCCGTGGCCCTATACTGATCCCCAAAGGCATGACGGCCGATGACGATCGGTTTTGTCCATCCCGGGACAAGTCGTGGGACATTGCTGCAGAGAATCGGTTGCCTGAAGACTGTGCCACCGATGATATTACGGATGGTACCATTAGGCGAACGCCACATCTGTTTCAGGTTGAATTCTTTGACCCGCGCCTCATCGGGGGTGATGGTCGCGCATTTAATACCGACCCTGTAGCGGTTGATGGCTTCAGCCGCCTCCACCGTGATGTGGTCTTCGGTTTCATCTCTTTTTTGGATGGAAAGATCGTAGTATTTCAGATCCATGTCGAGATAAGGAAGAATCAGTTTTTCTTTTATAAATTTCCATATGATTCTGGTCATTTCATCGCCGTCGAGTTCAACGACAGGATTTTTAACTTGTATTTTTTTCATTTTTTCCTTTCTCTTTTGAAGAGGTTTTTTTCAAATACTGTATTATAAATTACTTATAGTTTTAAGGCTACCTTAAAGCTCTTCTGGATCATCTGCGGTTTTCTGCAGAGAAATTCCCCGTTCTGGTATACTTGGTGAAAGATATGAGTAAGCTTATTTGTTATTGTTTTAATTATTCGGTGAAAGATATTGAAGAAGATGTGATTAAAAACGGCAGATCTATGATTCAGGAACGAATCGTGCGGGAAAAAAAAGATGGAGCCTGTCAGTGTCATACCAGGAATCCCTCGGGTAAATGATGTCTTGCCGATGTTCACCGTGTTGTGAGCAATGTCATGAAAAGAGAAGGGATCCAAAACATCTCTGGACTTCAATCAATTGTTCGGTAAATGGTCAGGGATACAGCATCATCGCACGGTCGCAGTGGTCGCAGAGTCGGACAGGTGTGATCGTGCCCTTTTTAAACCCATTTTCTGGTTTGACCCAGTTTCTTTAAATCCAGGAGGTATTGTTCGGATCTGTCAAGGTAGAAAGAGAGAGGTTTGGAGAAATTTTTACCAACAAGACCATCAACAAAGAACTGACTTATCTCTCTGTATCTTTTCAGGACAAGCTGTGAACGATAAAAAATCAGCCATTCCTCTTCTGTCATCTGTTGGAAAATAATGGTCAAAGCCTTATGGGCCCGCGGTTGATACAGCCAGAAATACATCAGGTCCAGAGCATTCACGATAATAAATTTTTCCTGTTCCCTCGCCTCATAGTTCAATGTTTCCATAGTCATTTTAGGTGACTGTAGCATTTCAAGTACATCTTCCTCCGGAAAATGTACCTCCAACCTGGCAAAAACCGCAAATAACTGAGAAATTTTATTTCTGTATGCCACAAGTCTTGCCTGAATATTTGCCTGTCTGTCTGCCAACCCTTCAATAACAGCTGCAACGCAGTCAGATGCAAATTTGGAAATAATTGCAGCCCATTTCTGCAAAACCATCGATATATCTGGAATACCGGTAAACTGTAAAACAAATCCAATAAGAATATTCAATAGAACGGCAAGTGGAATTGCCAGAATAGAACGGAAAAAATTCCCGGCAGCGGCGGCTTTTGGCAAGCCGCGGAAAATATTATGTCCGGAAATATACAAACCATTGGCAAGTCCCATAACCGAATAAAGTAAAATCGGATCAGAGGCGACAGTTATTCCCATAGTCTCTTTAAGCAGAATTGTTTTCACAAGGTAGTCAAGAAGCGGAACAGAAAAACCTGTGTACAGTAGTGAATCGGCAATACGGCTCCAGCTGACCAGTGAATTCCATGGTAAAAGAGGTGAGCGTCTCATGCCGCCCCCGCCAAGAACCGATTGAATGATATTTCGCGTACCGGTTATGCCAAACCAGATAAAAGCACCGCAATAGGCAAGCAGCCACCAGTCTTTAGTCAGGCTGAAAGTGAGAAAAGCGGGAATAAATCCAACAATTACTTTAAGACTGTTCTTCAGGTTGGTGTTCAGGTATTTCAATGAAGCTCTAACCCGTTTTTCATTTTTTTCTTCCCCGGTTTTTTTGCCGGCACCAGCGGGTCGCCCTAAACCGCCGAGAGTTGCGATATTACCATGGGTTCCAGGATGAACAAGAAATCCGTCAAGTTGCCAGTCCTGCCAGCGCTGGTCAATAGATCTGTTGATCAATGGTATTTTCTTGTATGATTTATTTTTTCCGGTCATGCCGGAACGGTCATAACATCGGCGATGGAAGTTTCTGGTGAGCAGGGCGCTGATGGGTATAAAAGACCGTTCCTGTCTGACAACAGCTTCTTTAACAGTACGGCGAGATCCTGCAGGCAGGGTATCAACCACTACCAGTCCCATGCCATGCTGATGTTCTGCCTGTCCCGTTGAACCGGAGCCGATTCGGGAGCCAAGCATTCTTTTCAAATAATAATTGTGAAATGACTCGAGGTTGTACAGTATCTCAACCAGTTGTTGCTTCCGGTTAAGCATCTTCTGCAGCTGCTCTTCACCCTGTTGTTTTTCAGGTTTTCCAGGAGGCAGGGTCTCAATGTATTCTTTCTGATTATGGCACTGTTCTTCAAAATCCCAGATAATGGCACGTACACATCTCTTCAAACTGATTACATTATCATCGTTAAGGGCTGTCTGGAGATCATTAATAATGGAATAATGCTGTTCAGGACTTTTGAGATCAACAGCTTCACCAGCCACACCTTTTTCGCCGATAATCACATTTGAACTCATGCCATGGGATGCATCTTTGAGATTGTAAGCTTCAATATGGGTAATCATTCCTTTGCAGGTATAGAGAAGTTCTAATACATCCTGGGCTGAGAGATTTCCGAGGTTGAGGGAAAATCTGGAACTTGAATGTAAAGCCTGCAGTCTGCGCAACAGTGCTTTTGGTTTTAAGCGGAGTAATTCAGGAAGATCCTCGCTTTCACGCGGTCGGTTCGGGTCGTGTAGTTCAGGATTTTGTCCCGGCAGAAGAAACTGTTCAATAATTGTCTCAACATTCAGTTCCCAAAGGTCTTTTATTCTGTCGTTGCCCTGTTTTGCATCGACGGGGGAAGATGTTTGTTTGAGATATGTAAACAGTGTGTTTTGAATAAATCGTGCCAGATGCAGGATCGATGGTTGTCCTGCCCCGACGAAGGCGAGAAAATCAGCACTCTTCATCACAGGAAAAGAAATTTTATACTCATCATTTATCCACTTGCGATGCCTGTTATTAAAAACTTCCAAAACCTCAAAAACGTATTTTTGCTGATACCTGGAAACGGAACGCCCTTCTTCCATCAGTTTTTTTACTGCATCCTGCTTTAAAAATTTCAGAGAAGCCCGGTTCGCATTAAACCCATGAGGTTCCCAGGTAAAACGGACATACTTATCCCGGAAACGACAGGACATTTCGATACCCACCTGAATTTTGACATCGAGGATAGCGCTGGCCTCAATCAACTCTTCGACCACTTCTGGACTGACAAAATTATAATAGACAACTTCAAGGAACCTGATACCTTTGATCCAGGCATCCATAACCAGGTGCGTAGGTGATTTGCGTCCTTTGGTGTTGGCGTCATGTACACGATCATCAAAGGCATACTGGTTCCACTCTTCGGGCATTTCCAGTAGATGATATTTTGAAAGCTCTGCTCTTACCAGCCGGGGGTTCCCCGTGGATACCATACGAAAATCATGAGCCAGTTTCAGTTGCTGAAGTTCGTTGTCGGAACTTCGAAGCAGGTTTTTCATGATCTGTATCAGAACTCTGGCAGTGTTATACTTGTATCTGGAAGTTGATGATAAGAGAACCTCATCCCGCAGCGAGCGTAGAGCTTTAATACGATCACTGGCCTTGCCGCTTTCAAAAGAACCGAGCAGACTGGCTATGGCATACGCAATGCGCAACCCCTGGGGAGCGGCCATTTCCTGAATACCCTGTGGATGCATATGTTCACCAAGAAGTACCCGCAGTTCTGAAGACTTGTTTCCCTGTTCTAAAACATCTCGTACAATTTGCAGAAGCTGGTAATCGTTTTTATCAAAAAAGATGGAAGCGGGTTTATTTTTCATGGCAGGTGGATGCGGTAAAGATCACATTGATGTGTGCCCACAATTCGGCACAGGTTTCGAGAGGGACTCAGTTCAGTCCCCCTTTGATAAGGCTGAAGAGACATATTATTACGGTATGTAATCTATTACAACATTTTCGAAAGAGCAGGAGAGGAAAATCAGGCCGCATCAGACGAGCGCCCGTGGATTCAGGCTTTTTTGAATACGTTATTTTTCTGTTTCGATTTGGGATATGGATTCTTTTTTTCTGTGCTGTTTGATTATCTGCATAAATGGTGGAATGAGCAGCAGGACAATAATAAACCACAGGGCTATTGCCTGGGGACGATTGAAAAATATTGAATAGCTGCCATGTCCCATGATGAGTGCCTGGGCAAATCCTGATTCCGCAATGGGTCCCAGGATCAGCCCCAGGATCAGTGCTCCCAGTGAAAATCCGGTCTTATGAAGGATAACTGCTGAAATTCCGCAGATCAGGGCAATAAAAATATCAAGTATGCTGTTGTTCATCGCATAAGAGCCCAGAATGGAAAACAGGCAGACCACAGGAATCAGCAGTCCCGTCGGTGTCAGGGAAATTCGGGCAAAATATGGTGCCATAAACAGACCGACAACCAGGAAAACGATATTGGCCAGGAAGAGTGACAGGATAAAACCATAGGTCATTACGCCATATTTAGTGAACAGTTCCGGGCCGGGAATTAACCCGTGGACAAGTAGACCCCCGAGAAGAGCTGCAGCAACGCTGTTGCCTGGTATGCCGAGAGTCAGGGTGGGGATAAGGGACCCCCCGACGCAGCCGTTGTTTCCCGCTTCTGCCGCCGCAATACCTTCCGGATTTCCTTTGCCAAAGAGTTCCGGTGTCTTAGAGAGTCTTCTGGCAAAATTATAGGAGAGAAATGCTGCTATGGTTGCCCCTTCTCCGGGGAGAATACCCACGACTGTTCCGGTGAGAGAACCAAGGCCGATAAATTTTTTCAACCCCTTTGGCATCGGTTCACGTTTTATTTTTTTCAGGGTTGATGTATCAGAAACGATGTTTTTTGTTCCGGTCAATTCAAGCATTTGAGATATGGAGAACATACCGATCAGGGCCGGCATGAAAGCAACCCCGTCATAGAGATCTGTAAGGTCCATGGTGTAACGCAGCATACCGGAAATAGGATCAGTACCGATTACTGCAATGATAAGGCCAAGAAGGCCTGATATGAGCGCTTTCACCAGGCGGTTTTCATCATCGGCCATGGAGACAATACCGACGAGTCCCAGGATGGCGAGGAGAAAGTATTCTGGTGGGCCGAATGAAAGGGCGAAGATTGCCAGGATCGGTGCCACAAGAAGGAGGATGAAAACGGAAAAGACACCGCCGACAAAGCTGGAAATCACTGAAACCTTCAAGGCAAGTCCGCCCCGGCCTTTCTGACTCATGGGATACCCTTCCATGGCA
The DNA window shown above is from Desulfomarina profundi and carries:
- a CDS encoding NADP-dependent isocitrate dehydrogenase; its protein translation is MKKIQVKNPVVELDGDEMTRIIWKFIKEKLILPYLDMDLKYYDLSIQKRDETEDHITVEAAEAINRYRVGIKCATITPDEARVKEFNLKQMWRSPNGTIRNIIGGTVFRQPILCSNVPRLVPGWTKPIVIGRHAFGDQYRATDFLVPGAGKLIMRFEPADGGETIEHEVFDFPDSGCAMGMYNLDASIRGFARSCMNYGLNLGWPVYLSTKNTILKQYDGRFKDIFQNVFDQEFKDKFAEAGITYEHRLIDDMVASALKWEGGFVWACKNYDGDVQSDTVAQGFGSLGLMTSVLMTEDGGTVEAEAAHGTVTRHYREHQKGNKTSTNPIASIFAWTRGLWYRGKFDENLELMNFAETLEKVCVDTVESGYMTKDLALLIGAEQTFLTTEEFLEKLDENLKKTLKRY
- a CDS encoding tripartite tricarboxylate transporter permease, giving the protein MILDALQALMTPVSLFAVFIGTISGVLVGGMPGLTATMAVALLIPVTFVLEPLTGLILMGGVYCGAMYGGSIPAILLRTPGTPAAVATAMEGYPMSQKGRGGLALKVSVISSFVGGVFSVFILLLVAPILAIFALSFGPPEYFLLAILGLVGIVSMADDENRLVKALISGLLGLIIAVIGTDPISGMLRYTMDLTDLYDGVAFMPALIGMFSISQMLELTGTKNIVSDTSTLKKIKREPMPKGLKKFIGLGSLTGTVVGILPGEGATIAAFLSYNFARRLSKTPELFGKGNPEGIAAAEAGNNGCVGGSLIPTLTLGIPGNSVAAALLGGLLVHGLIPGPELFTKYGVMTYGFILSLFLANIVFLVVGLFMAPYFARISLTPTGLLIPVVCLFSILGSYAMNNSILDIFIALICGISAVILHKTGFSLGALILGLILGPIAESGFAQALIMGHGSYSIFFNRPQAIALWFIIVLLLIPPFMQIIKQHRKKESISQIETEK
- a CDS encoding bacterioferritin-associated ferredoxin; amino-acid sequence: MSKLICYCFNYSVKDIEEDVIKNGRSMIQERIVREKKDGACQCHTRNPSGK